The Oryctolagus cuniculus chromosome 12, mOryCun1.1, whole genome shotgun sequence genomic interval GAGGTGATCCTTAAAGAGGCTCTGGAGCCTTGGGGGGTCTGACACCAGCAGTACCTGctccaggagtctggagcttgtCTGATCCCGCAGAAACAGCAGCAAGGGGCTGGGGACAAGGAGAAGGGGTCAAGCAATCTTTCTCCATTTCATCCAAAATACAGTTGCAccacttcattccttttcttattttttttttttaaatatttttatttatctgaaagacagctacagagagaggggaaagagacagagacagagagaaagagagctcttccgctggtttgctccctgaaatggctgcaacaattggggcagtgcaaggccaaagccaggagcctggagtttcttctgggtctcctacgtgggtataGGGCCCCCAGCACTCGGGCCTCCtgccactactttcccaggagcattagcagggagctggatcagaagtggagcagccgcatctcaaactggtgcccatctgggatgccagcatcgtgggcagtggcttaacttgctataccacaacaccagtcccaaccCCATTCATTTCACACATCCCTTCAACCTTGGTCAATCCCGAGACCCTGACCATACCTGCCATCTGCTGAGGAATTGCGAGTACTCAGATAGCCAATCACAGCATTGCAGAGACGGGCACAACACTGGGGGAGTTTGCGGTGTAAGATCTGTAAGGCTACTTGAAGGCAGAAGCTGGAGATCTTGTCAGTGATAAACACTGTGGGCAGAGGGCAGAAATGATAAAAGACATTTTCCAAAAACCAGATGACCTGCACTACTCAGACCTTAAGCAACCAGGCAGGGGGCTGCAGACAAAGAGGGCTTTGGTGCATCAAACCAGATGGAGGTTTGAAGAGGAGGAACTTGCGCTAAGAGCCTTGCTTGGTGGTAACCGCGGATCTAGCCACTCCCCCTAGTTCCCTCCTCACCAGCAATGTCCTTCAGAAAGCAGGAGCTCAGGTCCTGAAGGCAATTCAAGAAGGCTTCAGGAACCTCAAACTCAGCTGGCTTGCACTCTCGAGCTGGGGCCCTTTGCGCTTCTGGAGCAAGATCAAGAACACGCACAGTGATGAGGTCACAAACTGCCACCCAGGGAAAAGAACACTTCCACAGATGAACAAGGACCCAGCTTGGAGATGCAGAACTGATGTGATACAAATGCACCCTCTCCTCTGGAGGGCTGAACTGACACAACATTTCTAACGCATCTGAGAAACTTTGCCCGGTCCCCCATGACCCACAGAAGATAATTTAAGCTCCTCAGCCAATATCAAGGCATTCCAAAATCAGGCCTCACTTCACTCTCAAACCTTACTTCCTAGAGTTTTTCAAAATACAAGTCATAGCTTATGACTGCATCATAAAATCAAGTTAGTGGTCTTCACTTGCATTTTTCTTAATAGAGCAAAATAAAACGAGACAGGAAAGAAGAAGACATCAGAGTAGGCTGCGTGTCGTAAGCAGAGAATTTTCTCTTGGACTCTTGTCTTATCCCAATATGTGCACATACccatacacactcacatgcatgTCGAATCacgttaaattaaaaaaaaattaaccaatttCTGGGGCGGAGTcgagcctagcagttaagcccacatcccatagcagagtgcttgggttcagtaCTCGGCTATAGctcctgatccagtttcttgcttaacgcaaggaggaggcagcagtgatggcttgggTAGTTGGGTTCCCACCAACCagtgagagacccggattgagctGCTGGCTACCAGCATCCTCCTTCGCTcagtccagccactgtggtcactggggagtgaacctcaaACACTATCACCTTGGCTctcaaatttaaaacaacaacaataaaattttgtttcttaCTATAAGtaggggtttaaaaaaaaaagattgaaatccacTGGGGcaggcgctatggcatagcaggtaaagcaccagctgtagcaccagcatcccatatgggcgccgctttgagccccagctgctccacttccgatccagctctctgctgtggcctgggaaagcagtggaagatggcccaagtcctcgggcccgtgcacccacgtgggagacccagcagaagctcctggatcctggcttcagatcagcacagctctggccattgtggccaactggggagtgaatcagtgaatggaaaacctctctctctctctctctctctccctctccctctccttttctccctgtgtaactctttcaaataaataaaactttaaaaaaataagaattaaaaataataataataaaaaaaagaaatccattgcTCTGTGTGAATTGCCTCCTCCTGCCTTCATCCTAATAGCTGTCCCCTAAATATACCTACACCCTTAcctctgggcctctgcacacactaACCTTTGACCCACTAAACCACATCCTAATTTCTCTGCTAATTCTTCCAGTTCAAGCTCCCTCATGAAGACATATTTTTCTACTTACTCTCTCCATCTAAATTTCTTAAACTCTCCTTCCCTCCAGgtcacttccctctcttataaAACTTACCTGAAGATTGGGAACCACGGGGCTTGGCTCTGTCAGACTCCAGAAGAGCCCCTCCTAACACTTGCAGTAGAGTTCTGACCACGAAGCTGCCATGTGTGTCTCCAcagtagaaaagaaaatcatcacACACCTCAGCGGCGAGTCCCAGGACCAGCTCCTCCAAAGTCTCCAGGGTACCAGCCTTcccagccgccgccgcctcctcctcctcctcctcctcctcctccacctcctcctcctcctcctccttttctgcaGGACTTCCTAGCAAGCGTGGCAGCTGCAGCAAAGCACTCTGCATCACATGGACCCCACACCGATGACAGGCCACAAAGCGGAAGTTGGGGCGCAGAGCAGCCCATACTCGACAGAGAGGTTTCAAGGGACTGAACCCCAACAGTTCCTGCAGCATCTCACTGCCAGTCCTGTTTGTGGCCAATGCTAGGGCCTGAGACTCCACTTCCTTCAAAATATTGTTCACCATCAGCTCTGGAAAGGCAAGAAAACAAGTAAGAGTATTTAAAAGATACTGAAGGGTGGACTTTGTGGCCTAGTGGCTAAAGTGGCCATCTCTGATGCCAGCACCAGCAGCACTCCATacggactctggttcaagtcccagctgctccacttctgattcagctccctgcactgcacctgggaaagcagtgggagatggtccaagtgcttgggcccctgcacccacgtgggagacctggaagaagctcctggctcctggtttcagtctggcccagccctggctggtgtggccttctggggagcgagccagaggatggaaaattctttctctgactttcaaacaaataaatctttaaatatatatacatacattttaaataaaagagatgaGAAGAGATCAAGACTATGTTCCATCATTAAGCCAAAGGGCGGGAGTCAGTGGCAAAGAAGAGGACATGGAGCTGAAATTAAGGGCACACACGCTAGGGACCCACGAAAGTTTCCCTGCCTGTCCCAGATTTTCTGCTCTTGGTCCTATCCCAAAGTTGCTTCCTACCTCGTTCTTCCCCGGTCTCAGGAGCCTCTTTCAGCGCGGACAGAGCCCGGCGGAAATACCCCAAGGCTTCGGGGCTCAGGTGGGGGTAGGCATCTAAAGCTGGCTCGGAGCGCCCATCAGGAAACTGCCGGGGCTGCTGTCTGCGGCCTGGTGGGGCGCGCCCCGACCCCTTGGCCCCGCGCCCCCGTTTACTGCCAGCTGGGAGTCGGCGCCCCGCCTTGTGGGGGGAGCGCGGACCCAGCCCCATGTGCGTTCCGATCCCGCTCGGACTGCGAAATCTCCCCAAATCGCAGGTCCCTCCTGCGTCGTCAGGTATGGGACGCAAACCACGCAGTTTAGACAGGCCGTCGCGCTCCGGACTCAGTGAGCTACGTCATAGTCCCGCGACGTCCTCGGGCGGATGGGGTGGGTGTGTCCCGACAGGTCGCCCCGCCCAAgactccgccgccgccgccgccgccgccgccgccgccgccgccgccgccgccgccgccgccgccgccgccgccgccgccgccgccgccgccgccgccgccgccgccgccgccgccgccgccgccgccgccgccgccgccgctgccgctgaGAATCGATTCGGGCGGACCCGGAGACCTTGGAACCCCGCCTCCGCAATGCCAGCAGGATCGCGGCCAGCGGCAGGACTTTCAGCCCAGCCTCGCACTCTGCCCCGCACGTAATCACCTCGTTCCGCCCCTGCGGCCAGAATCGAAGTTCTCGAACTCGAGGTGTGGCTCGCTAGGCGGAGAGAACCCCAGAGGCGGCGCGGGTGGCAGGTAAGGGGCGCGAGCTCTCCGCACTGAGCTCAGGGTCTCCCTGCTTCGCTGTCACCCCGGTCGCCCGGACTGCGTGGGGCAAGCCCTGCGGGGCTGCTCTGCTGCATCCCTGCACCCGTTAGCCCCGCTTAGTCGCAGTAGGTTCCCCGTCCGGGACAGCTGCCAGCCCCGTCTTCGCTCTCCGGGCCTCTCGGAAGGGACAGTCAGCCTTGACTTTTCCTCTCCCCTCCGCCCGTGCCGTTAGCGGGATCCCGCCTCCGCACAGCCTCCGCAGGCTTCCGTCAGAGCAAGGCCTTGCTTCCACAGGTGTTCCCTCCTTGCCTGGGAGCCATGGCACCTCCCATGAAGGGCCAAGTGTGTGTGGTGACCGGTGCCTCCAGGGGGATTGGCCGTGGCATCGCCCTGCAGCTCTGCCAAGCGGGGGCCACGGTCTACATCACTGGCCGGCATCTGGACACCCTGCAGGCCACTGCTCAGGAGGTGAGTGGCTGCCTGAGAGTCCTCCCCATTCACCGCTTGTCTAACCCATTCCTGACGCCATAATATTCCTCAACAGAGCGTGAATATGTACTCACAGTGGAGTACATGAACCCCATAAacacaagggcacttcagaaagctcGTGGAAAATAggactaaaagataagtttatattggtacaaattgaaatccatgtgtagtgtTTGCGTAGGggacactttccatgaacttgtttgaagatctctcatatgcatgaatttccaaaTACTGtgcaaaaccaaaataaacatcttttaattccattttcccctgaGCTTTTCAGAGTACCCTCATCAGCTGGTCATGAAGACAGTCCCTTGAAAAAACTGAGAGCTCCAGGGATTGGGAATTGCACTAAGGGGTTGAGGACCTGTGCTTGCCTCTCTTTGGGGCACAGCTTTATTGATCTGTACATTTCCACTCGACTTTTCTACTGGATTTCTGTTCAGTTGAACACCTATGATTTGGACAAAAGCACTGGGGCTGCCAAATTAATAGGAAGTCATCCCCCACAGGAAGTCAGATGCAGAAGCCACGCATTTCAGTGTGACGTGGCGTGGGAAGTGACTGGAGATGTGCAGCGTTCTCCAGGGGCACGGCGAGGGTGGAATATGGAGATGACGGGAGCAGCTGGGGAAGGTGTTCTAGAGGGGGTGGTTCATGAATTGAGCCTTGGAAGGTAGGAGTCAGGTAAGGGGATTAGGGAAAGCACTCTGCAGAGGAGGGCGCGTACGTAGCGAGCGATGGTGACAGAGTGGATGTTGAGAGCTAAGTCAAGGGacgtgtggtgggggaggggctggagaggaAACTGGGGGTCTTAGGTGACCCTGGTAGAGAACTTCAGCTTTATTCTCTACGAGATGCTGATACAGttaaaaggttttttgtttgtttgtttttattttaattttttttattttttgacaggcagagtggacagtgagagagagagagagagacagagggaaaggtcttccttttccattggttcaccccacaatggccactgcggctggcgcgctgcgctgatccaaaggcaggagccaggtgcttctcctggtctcccatggggtgcagggcccaagcacttgggccatcctccactgcactcccgggccacagcagagagctggcctggaagaggggcaacggggacagaatccagcgccccagttAGAAGATTTTAAACAGATTTCTGTTTGAAGTCATTCGTGATGGCTGGGTTATGAAGAGTTAATTTAAGGCAGAAAGAGTGGGGGTCAGCTGAGCGTTTAGGAGCTGTTGCAGTAGTTCAGGCAAGGGCGTGAAAGGCTAGGACCCAGAACACGGATGTGAGGAATGGGAGGATTATTCTGGAATAGGGTGCTCTTCCGCTGCAGTGGGATGAAAGGGACACATTTATAGAGGGTGAGGCAAAATGGGAAGTACAAGTGGTGCGTGCTTGATGGCTTGGATTTCTTCGGTTCGCAAGCAGGAGCTCCAGTGAGAGTAAGAGGACTGGGACCCAGGAGAGTGGAGCCAAGGCCATGAGAGATGGACTtgaccaaggacaaggacaagcgGAGCTACTTGGTCCTCAGAGCAGGCTCTGTGCCTTATTTGCCTCTTACCTCAGCTCACAGAGTACAATGTCATATACATGACAGCCACTTGGTTTCAGCCTTGAAATGTTACGATTGAAATCTCCAGCCCGCCTTGTTTGTGATAGTGCATCCTAGCATGGCTGAAGCTTCCCAAACAGACACCAGAGGGCAGTACAGGCCACCGTGTGTCCTCATCTGCTGGCCCGGATCCCTGCCATTGCCTTCTCAGTTCCAAGTCCCCAGTGTGGGGCTGTGAGTGCCTATGCCCTGTCGCTCCCCAGGCACAAGCCCTCGGGGGCCGGTGTGTACCCGTGGTATGCGATTCCAGCCAGGAGAGTGAAGTGCGGAGCCTGTTTGAGCAAGTGAATCGGGAACAGCAGGGGCGTCTGGATGTGCTGGTCAACAACGCCTACGCTGGGGTTCAGGTACCCTTTGACCTTTGATCCCAACCCCACATTCCAGGCCTCTCCTGGTCCCAACTCATATCCCATccacttcctgcctgccttcttcctcataccttcctgccttcagatcatccAAGTGATTCCCTCCCTGTGCATTCTAGCCCATCCTGAACGCCAGGAATAAGGCATTCTGGGAAAGCCCCGCCTCCATCTGGGATGATATCAACAATGTTGGACTCAGGTGGGTGCTCCCTTTTCCCCACTATCAGGGCCCAGGCGTCCTCACACCCAAGCCTTTCCCTACATGGCCCTCCATCTCCTTCCAGCTTCccccatctgtctctttctcttcctttctatccTATTTGTCAGATCGCTGCAAAAGTTCCCTTCAAGTGAGGCTCCACCTGAGAAGGACAACTTTTGCCACATTTCTCTCTGTACTTGTTCTCTGAACAAGCCCTTGGCCTCTGCCTGACCAAATGCAAGATCCGAAGGGAGCTTCCCCTCTAGGGATGTACACAGCTTGTCCGTACTTTGACAAGTGATTGCAGGGTGGCCTCGCTTCTAAGTCAAGAGCAGGTTAAAAAAAAGGGTCAACCcaagccctccctccccctccttagCCTCTGCATCCTCGCTGCAGACCCACAAGCAAGGGCCCTCCCAGGTCAGAGTGGGAAGGCAGGGGTGTCCCAGGGTCACCCGTACATCTGGCATGGGAGTGAGATAAGACCCAGCGGTTAGAATTGCCTACAGGGTATGCAGCAGTTATGTCTCTGTGGGTTACTGTTGGAACAGTGTCACCCTGTCAGACCATGAGGCCACACCTGATGCGTGTGATTGGTTACCTGTGAGAGTAACCAAGAGATTGTCTGCAGATCTGTGGCTGTGGCACGTGCAACACccgctgctccagttcccagccCAGTGGTAAGCCCAGAGACAGGACTAGAGTGTAGCTGGTGATTTCCCAAGTGGGAGAGCAGGGAGGACAGAGGGGCACAGCCAGCCCAGAGGCAACTAAGGAGAAGCCAAAGAGCTCAAAACTTGCCAGTGCCCATACCCATAGCCCTTCAGAGAGAAGCCCCACACCCCTTAAAAAAAAgcgttctttatttgaaaggttgagtggCAGAGGAggggtgacagagacagagaaagaggtcttccatctgctgcttcactccccaaatggctgcaacacccagtgctgtgccaggctgaagccaggggcccagaactccatctggctcttccacatgggccgcaggggtccaagtacttggggcatcttctgctgccttcccaggtgcattagcagggagctggctcagaagcagagtagctgggacatgagctggagcccgtatgggatgccagtactgcaagcagcagcttaacccactgcgctaagGTCAGCCCTAAGGAGGCTCCTTTCACACCCTCATCTTTTGCTGCTCAGGGTTTTGAGCCTGAGGCGGAGGCTCCAgacaggaccccagccccagccccagcccctgggccctgaTGAGTTCTGCAGCCTCTTGACATCTCACCTGCACCTCCTCTcaccttcccccccaccccacgcccccCCGTAAACTTCCTGCTTTGGCTCTCTGCATGACCTTGGGCCGGGCTTTCCTTGTGAAATtataactcagtccaggtctccaatgtgggtggcagggacccagctacctgagctgtcactgctgcctcccagggtccccatttgcaggaagctggaatctggagtggagctgggacccaaacccagacactcagatgtGGGGTGTAggcgtcttaaccaccaggccagatgcctgccctgtACAGTTTAATGTGGGTGATGGCATAGGTGAGGGAGAAAATCCCACTCACCTACAAGATGTTGTTATCCTTTTCTCACAGTTTCCCTGGCTGTCATATGTTCGTCATTCTCATTGAGCTTTATTTTGTCAGTTCCTCCAAAAAGTCTTCCTGTGATCTAGCTCCAATTGACTAAATTTACACAGAACTGATGTTTTACATGCCAATCCTTCTTTGGACAGTCTGCCCAGCACTTGTTTTTCCAGGTAGACCTTATACAGTTTTAAAGTGTTTAGCCCCTGAACTATGTTATGTTAGCATTGCTATTGAGCCAAAGCCTCTTTCTTCCACTGCATCCACTAATGATTGCCGTTTCCCATCTGTGAGTGGTTAATTTTACCAATTTTCCCTTGAGAGTGTGACTTCAAGCCCCTTGGTTACTCTGGTCTGCAACCACCCCCTCGCCCCCTTCTCTGTGCTGCACCCCCCAGCTGACTGCAGCCACTAGAGGGCGCAGGAAGCTGCCGGGTGCTGCAGCCTCCAGGCCAGCACTCACGTGCTTCCTTCTTCCCTGCCCCACTTTCTAGAGGCCACTACCTGTGCTCGGTGTACGGGGCACGGCTGATGGTCCCAGCTGGCCGGGGGCTCATCGTGGTCATCTCCTCTATTGGGGGCCTGCAGTATTTGTTCAACGTCCCCTACGGCGTGGGCAAAGCCGCGGTGAGGACCCAGGACATGGGTTGGGGAAGTATAGGACAGTGACAGTACCTAGAGCTCAAGAAGCGCAGTCCCTGGTGGTCAGAAGGGTGAGGCTGGCTGGCCCTCACCTCTCCCGCTGCCCCATCACTAACAGTTCCTTTGCTTGAGTGCCCTTCACTGCCAGTGtgggcatcacacacacacacatgcacgcacgcacacgcgTCCAGAGGCAAGCGGGCAGCTGAGATGTCAGGGCTCCTGGGAAggacagggctgggacagggagggcggggtggcggggagaggggtgACAACATGCGGTGCCCTGGCTCTCATCCCGCCCTCCATCCCTCCACAGTGCGACAGGCTGGCTGCTGACTGTGCCCACGAGCTGCGGCGCCACGGGGTCAGCTACGTGTCTCTGTGGCCAGGGTTGGTGCAGACAGAGCTGCTGAAGGAGCACATGGCAAAAGGGGAGCACACTGAGGACTCCATGTTTAAAGAGGTTGGCAGGGGAGGGCGAGGGAAGCAGGGAGTACCAGGGAATGGGCCTTTCCATGCTCAGAAACGAAGCAGGAAGTCCCAGGAGCTCGTGGACTTACCGTGGCAGCACAGGGCTCAACACCGTACACACAGCCGTCTCCTTCCTCCTGTAGGCGAGACGCGAACTCTGCCTCACAGGTGCCAAAACCACGACTCGGAGAGGTCAAGAAGCTTGCTCAAGGTCCCATGTGTTCTTAGGCAAAAGGCTGTGTCACTCTGCAGCCCGTGCACTTGCCCCTGCCGTGAGCCAGCCTAGAAGGGCCAGATCCTCATTGCCACTACCAGGTGCTTCCACCTAGAGGCAGTGGGTTCTGGTGCTGatcagagcagggggcaggggctggcgcctcCCTGCAGGCCCTGCGTAAGGTCTCTGGCACCTCCTTCTCCTGGACCAGAAGCTGAAAGGGGGGACGAGATCCGGGCAGTGCTTTGAGAAACTAACCTTTCACTTCTCCGCCCCTGTGTTTCAGCTCAAATCACGCTTCTCATCTGGAGAAACCACAGAAATGAGCGGCAAATGTGTGGTGGCTTTGGCAACAGGTGAAGAGATTGGGGGCGACTGGTAACAAGAAAGGGCCTGgaggctctgcaggctgggggcagccagtgcccagctctggttcaggaggtggtggaggactgtgcccttctctctctggcttttggAAAAGGCCTTGACTGTTGCTCCTTTGGAGGCCCGAAGAGTAGAGTCAGGGTTCTCTCAGTTGGAGGTTTGGGAGCCTTAGGAACTGACTCCTGGGAGGTGCTGTCCAGCGCTTTCCTAGCAACACAAAGAGTTCCCTAG includes:
- the NOP9 gene encoding nucleolar protein 9 isoform X1, with product MGLGPRSPHKAGRRLPAGSKRGRGAKGSGRAPPGRRQQPRQFPDGRSEPALDAYPHLSPEALGYFRRALSALKEAPETGEERELMVNNILKEVESQALALATNRTGSEMLQELLGFSPLKPLCRVWAALRPNFRFVACHRCGVHVMQSALLQLPRLLGSPAEKEEEEEEVEEEEEEEEEAAAAGKAGTLETLEELVLGLAAEVCDDFLFYCGDTHGSFVVRTLLQVLGGALLESDRAKPRGSQSSEAQRAPARECKPAEFEVPEAFLNCLQDLSSCFLKDIAVFITDKISSFCLQVALQILHRKLPQCCARLCNAVIGYLSTRNSSADGSPLLLFLRDQTSSRLLEQVLLVSDPPRLQSLFKDHLQGQLQTLAAHPIANFPLQRLLDAVTTPELLSPVFEELSPALEAILAQGHPGVVVALVGACRRVGAHQAKVLQLLLEAFHCAEPASRQVACVPLFATLMAYEVYYGLMEEEGSEPAEHQEEVAAARALGEVTVLGSLLLQHLLHFSNPGLILRSLSALTGPQLLALAQSPAGSHVLDAILTSPSVSRKQRRRVLQTLKGQYVALACSRHGSRVLDAIWSGAALGARKEIAAELGEQNQELIRDPFGHHVARNVALTTFLKRREAWEQQQSAVAKRRRALNSILED
- the NOP9 gene encoding nucleolar protein 9 isoform X2 codes for the protein MGLGPRSPHKAGRRLPAGSKRGRGAKGSGRAPPGRRQQPRQFPDGRSEPALDAYPHLSPEALGYFRRALSALKEAPETGEERELMVNNILKEVESQALALATNRTGSEMLQELLGFSPLKPLCRVWAALRPNFRFVACHRCGVHVMQSALLQLPRLLGSPAEKEEEEEEVEEEEEEEEEAAAAGKAGTLETLEELVLGLAAEVCDDFLFYCGDTHGSFVVRTLLQVLGGALLESDRAKPRGSQSSVFITDKISSFCLQVALQILHRKLPQCCARLCNAVIGYLSTRNSSADGSPLLLFLRDQTSSRLLEQVLLVSDPPRLQSLFKDHLQGQLQTLAAHPIANFPLQRLLDAVTTPELLSPVFEELSPALEAILAQGHPGVVVALVGACRRVGAHQAKVLQLLLEAFHCAEPASRQVACVPLFATLMAYEVYYGLMEEEGSEPAEHQEEVAAARALGEVTVLGSLLLQHLLHFSNPGLILRSLSALTGPQLLALAQSPAGSHVLDAILTSPSVSRKQRRRVLQTLKGQYVALACSRHGSRVLDAIWSGAALGARKEIAAELGEQNQELIRDPFGHHVARNVALTTFLKRREAWEQQQSAVAKRRRALNSILED
- the DHRS1 gene encoding dehydrogenase/reductase SDR family member 1, with translation MAPPMKGQVCVVTGASRGIGRGIALQLCQAGATVYITGRHLDTLQATAQEAQALGGRCVPVVCDSSQESEVRSLFEQVNREQQGRLDVLVNNAYAGVQPILNARNKAFWESPASIWDDINNVGLRGHYLCSVYGARLMVPAGRGLIVVISSIGGLQYLFNVPYGVGKAACDRLAADCAHELRRHGVSYVSLWPGLVQTELLKEHMAKGEHTEDSMFKELKSRFSSGETTEMSGKCVVALATDPNILSLSGKVLPSCDLARRYGLRDVDGRPVQDYLSVSSVFSHVPGLGWLASYLPGFLRMPKWIITLYASKF